The following coding sequences are from one Humulus lupulus chromosome X, drHumLupu1.1, whole genome shotgun sequence window:
- the LOC133806378 gene encoding uncharacterized protein LOC133806378: protein MADSIRNNKMNVRVLYNRLLDSNKVAFANVVWCSLAMPKHRFIFWQAALGHLLTRDKLLMCHLHIASDLCSVCEEVQESHSHLFFECSFSHQLRTRLENWLGKATWLSRYADWHLWMEGKPKGLVQKVAAATFAAAVYLIWKNRNKCIFEHRSWSIDFVVHQIRYAVKVRLSRAPKIKIKSRDLAVFDYMLHL from the coding sequence ATGGCTGATTCAATCAGGAACAACAAGATGAATGTGCGGGTTCTCTATAACAGGTTGCTGGATTCTAACAAGGTTGCTTTCGCTAATGTGGTTTGGTGTTCCCTAGCTATGCCTAAGCATAGATTCATATTTTGGCAAGCTGCTCTTGGTCACCTGCTCACCCGAGACAAGCTTCTAATGTGCCACTTGCATATAGCTTCTGATCTGTGTTCGGTTTGTGAAGAGGTTCAGGAGTCCCATTCACATCTGTTTTTTGAGTGTTCTTTCTCTCATCAACTGAGAACCAGATTGGAGAACTGGCTGGGGAAAGCTACTTGGCTGAGCAGATATGCTGACTGGCATCTTTGGATGGAAGGCAAACCGAAAGGTCTTGTGCAGAAAGTTGCTGCAGCAACGTTTGCTGCTGCTGTTTATCTGatatggaaaaatagaaacaagtgTATATTTGAGCATAGATCTTGGTCTATTGACTTTGTTGTTCATCAGATCAGATATGCAGTTAAAGTTAGGCTGTCTAGAGCTCCTAAGATTAAAATCAAGTCTAGGGACTTAGCTGTGTTTGATTACATGTTGCATTTGTAA